ttaaatttataaaacttagtgtgctatgcaaatcactttaacaagactaaagtaaatttataccatttgattttgagtagtcttgatgtagatgagcctcctagcttgatttgcatgtttttgatcccatgttgacttttcccgagagttgaccttgactttgactttgactttgactttcgggttgacttttgactttgggcttttgaagacctcttttgagtagggtcttgagttgttgatcccttgatgaatcttttgctcttgatatgcttgttgaatccatttagtgttgctttcaaaagttttgtaaaaataccaaaatatttattttctcttttaaatttgctacaaaatcaataaatcattagtaacacataataatcaaatatttgttaatcatcaaaacaaggagatctaaaagtttgagttaacacaATAGTGGTATCTCAAGCTTTCCCTGAGATCTGTCAAGTCTTGGGTGACACTTAAACGAGCATTCTATGACCAATTCTCCCTATCAAGGCACAGACTAATTGAGCCCAATAATTTGGCTTCATCAATCAGCAAGAAGAAAAACCACTAAAGGATTACATACAATGATTCTTAAAGGAAACTATTCAAATAAGAACACTCAGTCAAGAAGCCACGGTCATGGCAATAGTTGTTGGACTAACAATTTTAAGTCAACCCTGGAGAGACTTAAAACTCAAGTCAATAGACATTGTTCAAGAGCTTTTAGACGGATTTGAAGATTTCATCAAGATTAAAGAAGCCATCAAGAAGGTCGGTAGAGTTGCTCAAATAGAAGCAACCGAATACACTATTTATGTGATAATAGGAAGCAATTTTATGTGACTTTTATATATGGGTTTaacaatgaagaagaaaaaaagccTCTTTGAAAGGATTTGTGTATACTGAATGGAAAGGATCCTTGGTTGTACTTGGGGACTTTAATGATATCCTTTCAAATGAAGAAAGAATAGCGGCTAGAGTAAAGTTCACCTCATCAAAAGATTTCCCCAATTGTTTGGCAACATGTCAATTGGAGGATGTAAAATATGGTGAAAATTTTTTCACTTGGTCCAACAAGCAACAAGGAAAAGATAGAATATACTTGAAAATTAATAGGATTCTTGCAAATCAAGCATGGATTGATGAGTTTCCTAATGCCGAAGCCCTATTGTTGAATGAAAGAACTATTGATCACTCGCCTGGTTTACTAAAGGTATATCCTCATCTTCCTTGTGGAAAAAAACCATTCAAATATTTTAGAATGTGGAATATTCATCCGGAATATTCTAATGTGGTTTCTAATTACTGGAAGCAGAATATTAGAGGAACTCTTATGTATCAAGTTGTCTCTAAACTTAAAGGTCTCAAAGGGATCTTTAAAGAGATTAATCACAAAGGTTTCTCTACTACTCTTGCTTCAACTGAGGAGGCCAAGCTAGCTCTCACTGACTCCCAAAATTAGTTGCGAGCTGATCCTTTTAATGTTACTTTATAGCTATAGGAAAAAGAATACAAGGATAAATATGCTGATTTCAAGAAGGCTTCTTGCTCTTTTTTATAGCAGAAAGCAAAACTAAATTGTGTTAAAGGGGGTGATTCAAACAGCTCTTTATTCCATGTGAGCATCCGTCAAAgaagaatttataacaaaatttatTCAATCCTCAATGCAGATGATGAAAGAGTATATGGAGAGCAAGTTGCTTATGCTTTTCTCAACTATTACCAAAGCTTACTTGGTACTAGACTAGAAAACAGACTGCAAGTAAATGTTGATATAATGCTCCAAGGACCTCTTGTCACCAAGCAACAAGCAGACTTTTTGTTATCGGATTACACTTTGGATGAAGTTAATAAGGTCTTCTTTGATATACTTGGCCTCAAGGCTCCTGAGCCTGATGGCTATGGGAGTtatttccttgaagataactggAAGTTGGTTGGAGATGACATTTCCCTAGCCATCCTTTCTTTCCTTCACTTTGGCCAAATgctaaaagaaataaataatatggTTCTGACTCTTGTGCCAAAGTGTAAATGCCCCAATATAGTAGGAGAATGTAGACCTATTGTCTGTTGTAAGTCTTGTATAAGACCGCACCCAAACTCATTTGCTTGACACTCAAGCTTATTCTTCCAAACATTGTGGCTCAGAATCAAGGGAGTTTGTTAAAAGTAGATCGATTGTTCATAATATAATGGTATGTCAAGATCTTGTTAGAAACTATGGAAAGAAAACTACAAGGGCTATCTGTATGATTAAGCTTGACATGCAGAAGGCATATGACACGATTGAATGGGATTTCATTGAAGAAATTCTCCATGCTTTTCAATTCTCGACAAAGTTTATCAACCTGATTATGACTTGTATAAGGACTCCTAAATTCTCCTTGTCTTATAATGGCACTTTACATGGTTTTTTCAAGGCTAGGAGAGGATTGAGATCACAAGGAGATCCAATTTCTCTCCTTCTCTTTGTCCATAGAATAGAATAACTCTCAAGAATCATGCAAAGAATTGGGAGGAAAAAAGAGTTCTACTTCCATGAAAGAAGTGATGGATTAAAATTGAACCATCTATCTTTTGCTGAAGATGTTCTCTTTTTAGAAGTATTTACTAGATGTTACAGGGGTTGAAATTATTTTCTTGTACATCAGGTCTCAACCCGAATCCATCTAAGTCTGCTATTTATTGTAGTGGAATGGATGATGGGATGGTTCAAAGAGTCTTAAGAGCTTTTGGTTTCACCAAGAGTCAACTTCCTTTCAAATACTTGGGGATTCCTATAT
This Cannabis sativa cultivar Pink pepper isolate KNU-18-1 chromosome 6, ASM2916894v1, whole genome shotgun sequence DNA region includes the following protein-coding sequences:
- the LOC115695363 gene encoding uncharacterized protein LOC115695363, whose amino-acid sequence is MAIVVGLTILSQPWRDLKLKSIDIVQELLDGFEDFIKIKEAIKKVGSLVVLGDFNDILSNEERIAARVKFTSSKDFPNCLATCQLEDVKYGENFFTWSNKQQGKDRIYLKINRILANQAWIDEFPNAEALLLNERTIDHSPGLLKNIRGTLMYQVVSKLKGLKGIFKEINHKDDERVYGEQVAYAFLNYYQSLLGTRLENRLQVNVDIMLQGPLVTKQQADFLLSDYTLDEVNKVFFDILGLKAPEPDGYGSYFLEDNWKLVGDDISLAILSFLHFGQMLKEINNMVLTLVPKCKCPNIVGECRPIVCCLNPNPSKSAIYCSGMDDGMVQRVLRAFGFTKSQLPFKYLGIPICAKTISGIECSILVEKMIARIRSWSSRNSSYVGRTTLIGSVLVAINSYWSQIMVLIKKSSMQ